GAGTCTGCGCCCAAAACCGATGTGGCAGGCCAGATCACCCGGCTAAAAGAGGTGGTCTATCGCTATGTCGGTGACAAACATGAACCAAGCGTGGTGGTGCTGAGCTGGGGCACGCTGTCCTTCAAAGGGCGACTGACCCGGCTGACCATTCACTACTCGCTGTTTGATGCCGCCGGTGCGCCGCTGCGCGCCACCGTCAGCCTGCGTTTTGACAGCTACCTCGACAGCCGCGAGCAGGCGCTACGGGCTAATCGCTCCTCGCCGGATCTCACCCACTGTGTGGTGGTGCAGCAAGGTGACACCCTGCCCCGGCTTTGTCAGCAGATTTATCAGGACATTGCCTACTGCCCGGCGGTGGCGCGTCATAACGATCTCAATACGCTGTGCCACCTTACTCCCGGCACCCGGCTCTACTTTCCGCCGCTGGCATAACCGGGCGGATATCACCATGACAAAAGGAAACGACTGTGGCTGACTCACCGGCAAAAAACAGCGATGGCGTGGTGACGTGCACGCTGCACAGCAATGGGCGCTCGCTCGGCAGCGACATCCCGATTATCACCCTCGAGGTGGAAAAACACGTCAACCGTATTGCACGCGCCCGCGTGGTGCTGGCCGATGGCGACATGCCGCAAAACCGCCTGCCGCTCAGTGATGACAGCCTGTTTTTACCCGGCAACGCCCTAAGCCTGTACGCCGGTTACGCCAGTCAGGAGCAGTGCATTTTCAGCGGCGTGATTGTGCGCCACGGTATTCGCATCGACGAGGGCAACCAGCCGCAACTGGTTATCGACTGCCGTGACAACGCCATCGGCATGACGCTGGCGCGGCGCAACGACAACTACCTGCAACAGAGCGACAGCGATATCTGGCAACAGCTCATCAGCCGCTGTGCCGGTGTCAGCGCCGCCATTGAGCACACCGCCGCGCAGCACAGTGAACTGGTGCAATTCTACTGTACCGACTGGGATTTTCTGCTCGCCCGCGCCGAGGCCAACGCAATGGTGGTATGCAACGACGACAACCAGATAACCATCGCACCGCCCTGTCTGAGCGGCTCGCCACAATTAACGCTCACCTACGGCGAGGATATTATCGCGCTGCATGCCGATATCGACGCCCGCTACCAGTTTCGCGCGGTCACCAGCGTCGGCTGGGATCCGGCCAGCCAGCAACCGCTCTCACAGCAGGCAGGCGCGCTATCCGTCAGCCAGCAGGGCAATCTCAGCGCGGATAAGCTCGCCGGAGCGCTTGGGCTGGAAGGCGTGCGCCTGCAAAGCGCCACACCGCTGAGCGCCAGCGCACTGCAACACTGGGCGCGCGGCCAGCAGGTGAAATCCGCGCTGTCGCGGCTGTGCGGCACGCTAACCTGCCAGGGCACGGCGCGGGCGCGCCTGAACACGCTGGTGGCGCTGAACGGGGTCGGTGCACGCTTTAACGGCAATCTGTATGTCAGCGGCATTCGCCACCAGATAACGCACGGCCAGTGGCTGACGCACCTCAGCTTCGGTATGCCCGCGCGGTGGTCGGCAGAACACCGCGACCTCGCGACACCGCCAGCCAGCGGCCTGCTACCGGCGGTAGAAGGCTTGCAGATAGGCATCGTCAAACAGCTTGACGGCGACCCGGCAAAACAGCACCGCATTCAGGTCAGCGTGCCGGTGATGCAGGCCGAGCATGATGGTATCTGGGCGCGCCTGGCCAGTTATTACGCCTCAAGCGGTATCGGCGCGCAGTTTGTGCCGGAAATCGGCGATGAAGTGGTGCTCGGTTATTTCAACAATAACCCGTCAGACCCGGTGGTGCTCGGCAGCCTCTATAGCAGTAAAAACCCGCCGCCGCTGGCGCTTGAGGGCGAAAACCGCCTGAAAACCCTGCTCACCCGCAGCCAGTTAAGCCTGCAATTTGATGACAAGGAGAAAAGCGTCACCCTGCTCACGCCCGGCGGCAATCAGTGGCGGCTCAGCGATAAGGACAAAACCGTCGCACTGCAAGACCAGCACGGCAACCGCATCACGCTCAATGGCAGCGGCATCACGCTGGAGAGCCCGAAAGACATCACGCTCAATGCCAAAGGGCAAATCACGCTCAATGCCGCGCGCACGGTGGATATCAGCGCCAAAGGCGACCTGAGCGCACAGGGCATGAATGTCAGCCTGTCGGCAAAAACCGCGTTCAGCGCCAAAGGGTCGGCCACCGCCGAACTGACCGCCTCCGGCCAGACGGTGGTCAAAGGCGGCATCGTGATGATCAACTGACGCCGCCGCGACGATACGCTTCACACCACACGAGAGACGACCATGCCGCCTGCTGCCCGACTGACTGATTTACACACCTGCCCGATGGTGACACCGGGGCTACCGCCCATTCCCCACGTTGGCGGCCCGGTGCTTGGCCCCGGCGTGCCCACGGTGCTGATAGGCCAGCTACCGGCCGCGGTGCTGGGCGACAACTGCCTGTGCGTCGGGCCGCCGGATGTGATAATCAAAGGCTCGGCCACGGTGCTGATTGGCGGCAAACCGGCGGCGCGCCTTGGCGATAACACCGCCCACGGCGGCAGCATCGCCCTTGGGCTGTTTACCGTGTTAATCGGAGGATAAATGACCAACGACAATGCTTTCCTCGGCACCGGCTGGGGGTTCCCGCCGCAGTTTGACCCGCACACGCTGCACATTGGCATGGTCAGTGGCGATGAGGATGTGCGCCAAAGCCTGTGCCTGCTGCTCGCCACCCG
This sequence is a window from Dickeya aquatica. Protein-coding genes within it:
- a CDS encoding CIS tube protein, with the translated sequence MQKLNIRTLDKKQQFDVMLNPATLRHSHGIDYSNQAPGSRPPGSLAPRLGFASYQSESLGFDIVIDGTGVVESAPKTDVAGQITRLKEVVYRYVGDKHEPSVVVLSWGTLSFKGRLTRLTIHYSLFDAAGAPLRATVSLRFDSYLDSREQALRANRSSPDLTHCVVVQQGDTLPRLCQQIYQDIAYCPAVARHNDLNTLCHLTPGTRLYFPPLA
- the vgrG gene encoding type VI secretion system tip protein VgrG, yielding MADSPAKNSDGVVTCTLHSNGRSLGSDIPIITLEVEKHVNRIARARVVLADGDMPQNRLPLSDDSLFLPGNALSLYAGYASQEQCIFSGVIVRHGIRIDEGNQPQLVIDCRDNAIGMTLARRNDNYLQQSDSDIWQQLISRCAGVSAAIEHTAAQHSELVQFYCTDWDFLLARAEANAMVVCNDDNQITIAPPCLSGSPQLTLTYGEDIIALHADIDARYQFRAVTSVGWDPASQQPLSQQAGALSVSQQGNLSADKLAGALGLEGVRLQSATPLSASALQHWARGQQVKSALSRLCGTLTCQGTARARLNTLVALNGVGARFNGNLYVSGIRHQITHGQWLTHLSFGMPARWSAEHRDLATPPASGLLPAVEGLQIGIVKQLDGDPAKQHRIQVSVPVMQAEHDGIWARLASYYASSGIGAQFVPEIGDEVVLGYFNNNPSDPVVLGSLYSSKNPPPLALEGENRLKTLLTRSQLSLQFDDKEKSVTLLTPGGNQWRLSDKDKTVALQDQHGNRITLNGSGITLESPKDITLNAKGQITLNAARTVDISAKGDLSAQGMNVSLSAKTAFSAKGSATAELTASGQTVVKGGIVMIN
- a CDS encoding PAAR domain-containing protein encodes the protein MPPAARLTDLHTCPMVTPGLPPIPHVGGPVLGPGVPTVLIGQLPAAVLGDNCLCVGPPDVIIKGSATVLIGGKPAARLGDNTAHGGSIALGLFTVLIGG